One genomic segment of Syntrophales bacterium includes these proteins:
- a CDS encoding O-antigen ligase family protein, with product MGKLYNQGFDPRMVFVMAIVILVTMAAGTMFVTLSTTTAIAITVGVVLAVASFANAELALYILIFSMLLGPQFSVGGSEVVQGRGRAGISLRLDDFLLVVIGLSWFFKTAIRKELGLFANTPLNRAIGYYFAICLVSTLMGYMAGRVRGLSGVFFVLKYFEYFIVFFMAVTQINDKKKLERFLFAILLVCFIVCIVAIVQIPAGGRVSAPFEGPEGEPNTLGGYLVLIMSIVLGLLLNSVTKKQRFYLGTLLFFIIVSLAATLSRSSWLALAPMYLTLIYFNEKKAILIIPLIVIVLVAPFVLPQNVKERALFTFTQPVEEGQIQLGKTRIDTSTSARLASWKIVLTSDFIKHPIVGYGITGYGFLDAQYPRVLAESGIIGLLVFFYLLRSIYTNVHNLYRKTTDSLYKGLTLGYLAGFWAMIAHGIGANTFIIVRVMEPFWFLTAMVIMIPTLPLEVTEEKVVVKAL from the coding sequence ATGGGGAAGCTCTACAATCAGGGATTCGATCCGAGGATGGTTTTTGTCATGGCGATCGTCATTTTGGTTACGATGGCCGCCGGAACCATGTTCGTGACACTTTCGACGACAACAGCGATTGCGATCACAGTAGGCGTCGTTCTTGCCGTTGCCAGTTTTGCAAATGCGGAACTGGCCCTTTACATTCTGATCTTCTCCATGCTTCTCGGCCCGCAGTTTTCCGTCGGCGGCTCGGAGGTTGTACAGGGTCGCGGGCGGGCGGGGATCAGCTTGAGGCTGGACGATTTTCTGCTTGTGGTCATTGGCCTGAGCTGGTTTTTTAAGACCGCCATTAGAAAGGAACTCGGCCTGTTTGCCAACACCCCCTTGAATCGGGCTATCGGTTACTATTTCGCAATCTGTCTCGTTTCTACCTTGATGGGCTACATGGCCGGCAGGGTCCGGGGTCTGTCCGGGGTTTTCTTTGTTTTAAAATACTTTGAATATTTTATCGTTTTCTTTATGGCCGTCACCCAGATTAATGACAAAAAGAAACTTGAGCGTTTTTTGTTTGCCATCCTCCTGGTTTGCTTTATCGTCTGCATTGTCGCGATAGTCCAGATTCCTGCCGGAGGCCGGGTATCGGCGCCTTTCGAGGGCCCGGAAGGGGAGCCCAATACCCTGGGCGGATATCTCGTCTTGATCATGTCAATTGTCTTGGGGTTGCTTCTCAACAGCGTTACTAAAAAACAAAGATTCTATTTAGGAACGTTGCTTTTTTTTATAATTGTTTCTCTCGCGGCGACGCTCTCGAGAAGTTCCTGGCTTGCACTGGCGCCGATGTATCTGACCCTGATTTATTTCAACGAAAAGAAGGCAATCCTTATTATTCCCCTTATTGTTATTGTGCTGGTGGCCCCTTTTGTGCTTCCCCAAAACGTCAAGGAAAGGGCGCTGTTTACATTTACCCAGCCTGTCGAAGAGGGACAAATCCAGCTTGGCAAAACCAGGATAGATACCTCTACATCGGCTCGGCTCGCATCCTGGAAAATTGTTTTAACGTCCGATTTTATTAAACATCCTATTGTCGGCTACGGGATTACCGGATATGGCTTTCTGGATGCCCAATATCCCCGGGTGCTGGCCGAATCCGGCATTATAGGCCTTTTAGTGTTTTTTTACCTTTTGCGGTCGATCTACACCAATGTCCATAACCTCTACCGCAAAACAACAGATTCCCTGTACAAGGGGCTGACGCTGGGGTACTTGGCAGGATTCTGGGCGATGATCGCCCATGGCATCGGCGCCAACACGTTTATTATTGTCCGGGTTATGGAACCGTTCTGGTTTTTGACTGCAATGGTGATCATGATTCCGACCTTGCCTCTTGAAGTTACAGAAGAAAAGGTCGTCGTGAAGGCCCTGTAA
- a CDS encoding nucleotidyltransferase family protein yields the protein MKPRIQKNLVVKILAALTDSGAPKSVRALIADIDKRGNWGDFVHLLAEEGVAFLFFYYIERHNLADLIPKEAYHSLAELYYGNLKRNMIATVALQPIFQKFNEQTIPFIVLKGIALAELCYPSFATRGMSDADILVHKNDVYRVDSWLAELGYAAADSFVEEALQNPPGYLASLDYRKDDGSFPNIHIHWHPVNTSVPAYMFSENIDPERLWEMAIPARLADADVLILCPEHQVVYLCEHALRINHSFDRLILIYDIFYAINAHKDRIDWDFVVQEAKRFGLEKFVFLGLTIVERYTSFLSSGVIMKKLCPSGLTIGEQSFLSLLLHNRRFRGGSILVYLAMSRGLREKSRFLFRIFFPPRHILLQRSYAKNQKFRMLWYFRRLREVVAHIIFVLRG from the coding sequence ATGAAACCCAGAATTCAAAAAAATCTTGTTGTTAAAATTTTGGCCGCCCTGACCGATTCCGGGGCGCCAAAGAGTGTCAGGGCGCTTATCGCCGATATCGACAAGAGGGGAAATTGGGGCGATTTTGTTCATCTATTGGCGGAAGAAGGGGTGGCCTTTCTCTTTTTTTATTACATTGAAAGGCACAATCTTGCCGATCTTATCCCGAAGGAGGCTTATCATTCACTGGCGGAGCTTTATTACGGCAATCTGAAGAGAAACATGATTGCGACGGTCGCGCTTCAACCGATATTTCAAAAATTTAACGAGCAAACCATCCCCTTTATAGTCCTCAAAGGCATTGCCCTGGCCGAACTTTGTTATCCGAGTTTTGCGACTCGCGGGATGTCAGATGCGGACATCCTTGTCCACAAAAATGATGTTTACAGGGTTGATAGTTGGCTTGCGGAGCTTGGTTACGCGGCAGCCGACAGTTTTGTGGAAGAGGCCCTCCAAAACCCGCCGGGGTATCTGGCCAGCCTTGATTACCGGAAAGACGACGGATCCTTTCCCAACATCCATATTCACTGGCACCCGGTCAACACCTCGGTTCCGGCGTACATGTTCTCTGAAAATATCGATCCGGAGCGCCTCTGGGAAATGGCGATTCCCGCCCGGTTAGCAGACGCGGATGTCCTCATCCTCTGTCCGGAACACCAGGTCGTCTATCTGTGCGAACACGCTTTGCGGATAAACCATTCGTTTGACAGACTTATCTTGATTTATGATATTTTTTATGCCATAAACGCGCACAAAGATCGGATAGATTGGGATTTTGTCGTTCAGGAGGCCAAGAGGTTCGGGTTAGAAAAATTTGTTTTTTTGGGCCTGACCATTGTTGAACGCTACACATCGTTTTTATCTTCTGGGGTGATAATGAAAAAGCTCTGTCCGTCTGGTTTAACCATTGGAGAGCAAAGCTTTCTTTCCCTTCTTTTACACAATCGGCGCTTTCGCGGCGGCAGCATTTTAGTATATTTGGCGATGAGTAGAGGTCTGCGGGAGAAAAGCCGTTTCTTATTCCGGATTTTTTTTCCGCCGCGCCATATCCTCCTGCAGAGAAGTTATGCGAAAAATCAAAAATTCAGAATGTTATGGTACTTTCGAAGATTACGGGAGGTTGTTGCGCACATTATTTTTGTTTTACGGGGATAA
- a CDS encoding DUF6516 family protein, whose product MNIHDYLEECILLLTVSSVVERFQVVKKREVETDGYLRVRAILVDESLLEVSMYCQHAEDTVHLAGYRFHWQDKEGILIKRWDNAKHHPELETFPYHLHLGDDKAAKESATIDLQGVLEVLESDVGM is encoded by the coding sequence ATGAATATTCATGATTATCTGGAGGAATGCATTCTTCTTCTTACCGTGTCCTCCGTGGTGGAGCGATTTCAAGTCGTAAAGAAAAGAGAGGTTGAGACCGACGGCTATCTGAGAGTGCGGGCGATACTGGTGGACGAAAGCCTTCTTGAAGTAAGCATGTACTGTCAGCATGCTGAAGATACTGTGCATTTAGCTGGATATCGGTTCCATTGGCAGGATAAAGAGGGAATACTGATTAAAAGATGGGATAATGCGAAACATCATCCTGAACTGGAAACCTTTCCTTATCATCTTCATTTGGGAGATGATAAGGCTGCGAAAGAGTCGGCTACAATTGACCTCCAAGGGGTTTTAGAAGTATTAGAGTCGGATGTGGGGATGTAG
- a CDS encoding polysaccharide biosynthesis/export family protein: MKEIKLTRARGNLLFSALMCLLAGLLSACGSVGVIKGVPVKDYRPPAVEVAAAEKQAREETEAILQLTKTSQNSVFKEENGISEYIIGPGDVLTLTYWMPYSSYSNAAGQQMLGTAEGFMQTVFNVTVRSDGNITYSYGDDIPAAGHTVRELRQILISGVKNYIKNPRLDVLVKEYNSKAVLIFGRINNIQGTGMSGPGKYPIKGKMTILDMINLAGGPVTGIPQRSSMRSDYNYGGNGDLRKVELVRKGKKYTLNLYKALFGGDMSNNVIVDDGDMVTVTEEPTFARRVFVFGQVNGPGVFSLSDASDLLTAMSLTGGTTSLAVKKDIKIIRGYVENHGKPIVLSANLDDILKRGDLAQNIALQDGDLVYVPRMVIGDINEFIANINPLLGFLTTGAPPLMFRDAWMKDPNWLKF, from the coding sequence ATGAAAGAGATCAAATTGACCAGGGCCAGGGGAAATCTGCTTTTCAGCGCGCTTATGTGCCTGCTCGCGGGCCTTCTTTCCGCATGCGGGTCGGTCGGGGTGATAAAGGGTGTTCCCGTAAAAGATTACCGACCGCCGGCGGTGGAGGTAGCCGCTGCTGAAAAGCAGGCGAGGGAGGAGACCGAGGCAATCCTGCAATTGACTAAAACCTCCCAAAACAGTGTCTTCAAGGAGGAAAACGGCATTTCGGAGTACATAATCGGGCCGGGGGATGTTTTGACTCTGACCTACTGGATGCCTTATTCTTCCTATTCAAATGCCGCTGGTCAGCAGATGCTGGGAACTGCGGAGGGTTTCATGCAGACGGTCTTCAATGTGACTGTCCGGTCTGACGGCAATATCACCTATAGTTACGGCGATGATATTCCTGCCGCCGGCCATACCGTCCGAGAACTGCGCCAGATTCTTATTAGCGGGGTAAAAAATTACATAAAAAATCCCCGGTTGGATGTTCTTGTCAAGGAATATAACAGCAAAGCAGTGCTCATTTTTGGGCGAATCAACAATATCCAGGGAACGGGCATGTCGGGGCCGGGCAAGTATCCCATCAAAGGAAAAATGACCATTCTCGATATGATCAACCTGGCCGGAGGGCCCGTCACGGGCATCCCGCAGCGCAGTTCTATGCGTTCGGACTACAATTATGGCGGAAACGGGGATCTGCGCAAGGTGGAGCTGGTCAGAAAGGGCAAAAAGTACACGCTCAACCTTTACAAGGCCCTCTTTGGCGGCGATATGAGTAACAACGTCATTGTTGATGACGGCGATATGGTAACCGTTACCGAGGAACCGACTTTCGCCAGAAGGGTATTTGTCTTCGGCCAGGTGAACGGTCCGGGCGTCTTCAGCCTTTCGGACGCAAGCGATTTGTTGACCGCGATGTCGCTTACCGGCGGCACAACCTCTCTCGCTGTCAAAAAAGATATAAAAATTATCAGAGGCTATGTCGAGAACCATGGCAAACCGATTGTGCTTTCGGCAAATCTGGATGATATCCTCAAGCGGGGGGACCTTGCGCAGAACATTGCTCTCCAGGATGGCGACCTGGTCTATGTGCCGCGAATGGTGATCGGCGATATCAACGAGTTTATCGCGAATATCAACCCGCTCCTGGGGTTCCTGACTACTGGCGCGCCACCGTTGATGTTCAGGGATGCCTGGATGAAGGATCCCAACTGGCTAAAATTCTGA
- a CDS encoding polysaccharide ABC transporter ATP-binding protein, with amino-acid sequence MNDIVIKAENIGKKYTIGHQAQHGGYTALRDVLAQNARTLWNKTKDLATGKAIIQGDTMEEVWALKDVSFEIKRGEAVGIIGRNGAGKSTLLKILSRITEPSTGRVTIKGRVASLLEVGTGFHPELSGRENIYLNGAILGMSREEIKRKFDEIVAFAEVDKYLDTPVKRYSSGMYVRLAFAVAAHLEPEILVVDEVLAVGDAQFQKKCLGKMGDVAKGGRTVLFVSHNMAAIQNLCKKSILISQGILESFGDTQHVINQYIGGYEIKNVLLSEIKNRKGNGLLRFTRGIIKSAHSEQVARVETFSEVSIEIEFVLQQKKNFISARLDIGINNYVGDRVAWLSSDSVDAKIDFLKGKVVFVIQNFPLAPGDYSCNLYCQVNNDVADWISNVMHFSVIEKDYYGTGRTVPQNQGNILLNYRVII; translated from the coding sequence ATGAATGACATCGTCATAAAAGCTGAAAACATCGGTAAAAAATACACCATCGGCCACCAGGCGCAACATGGTGGCTATACAGCTCTGCGCGACGTGCTGGCGCAGAATGCCCGCACCCTCTGGAACAAAACCAAAGACTTAGCAACGGGAAAGGCCATCATCCAGGGCGACACAATGGAAGAGGTGTGGGCGCTCAAGGATGTGAGCTTTGAGATAAAACGCGGTGAGGCCGTGGGCATCATCGGCCGCAACGGGGCCGGTAAAAGTACGCTCTTGAAGATTTTGAGCCGCATTACTGAGCCCTCAACCGGGCGGGTAACAATCAAGGGCCGCGTTGCGAGTCTTCTGGAAGTAGGCACCGGCTTTCATCCGGAACTGTCCGGGCGGGAGAATATCTACCTCAACGGCGCCATTCTGGGTATGTCACGAGAAGAGATAAAACGTAAATTCGATGAAATCGTTGCCTTTGCCGAGGTGGATAAATATCTGGACACACCAGTCAAGCGCTACTCCAGCGGGATGTACGTGCGCCTGGCCTTTGCGGTAGCCGCCCACCTGGAACCGGAGATCCTAGTGGTTGATGAGGTACTGGCTGTAGGCGATGCGCAATTTCAGAAGAAGTGTTTGGGCAAGATGGGGGATGTGGCCAAAGGTGGAAGAACTGTTTTATTTGTGAGTCATAATATGGCGGCGATCCAAAATTTATGTAAAAAATCAATACTGATATCTCAAGGGATTTTAGAAAGTTTTGGTGATACACAACACGTGATTAATCAATATATAGGTGGATATGAAATTAAGAATGTGTTGTTATCTGAAATTAAAAACAGAAAAGGCAATGGACTGTTGCGATTCACACGCGGCATTATAAAAAGTGCCCATTCAGAACAAGTAGCAAGAGTAGAAACATTTTCAGAGGTATCCATTGAAATTGAGTTTGTATTACAACAAAAGAAAAACTTCATAAGTGCAAGGCTTGACATTGGGATTAATAATTATGTTGGAGATAGAGTCGCATGGTTAAGTTCTGATAGTGTTGATGCAAAAATAGATTTTTTAAAGGGGAAAGTAGTTTTTGTAATTCAAAATTTTCCGCTAGCACCCGGCGATTATAGTTGCAATCTGTACTGTCAAGTCAATAATGATGTTGCCGACTGGATTAGTAACGTAATGCACTTTTCTGTTATTGAAAAAGACTATTATGGGACAGGTCGGACGGTTCCACAAAACCAAGGTAATATTTTATTAAATTATAGGGTCATAATATGA
- a CDS encoding glycosyltransferase: protein MPTVSVIITTYNYGRFIERAIRSVLIQTYQDYEIIVVDDASTDNTEDIVKSIGDDRIRYIRHIINKGGNAARNTGVKLATGDYIAFLDSDDEWLPEKIGMQIRMFLDGAEELGLIYTGMNIIDGASQQQIGQVLPKARGHIFNLLLRGNCITGGGSSSMIKKECFRLVGLFDETLPSGQEWEMILRIAKKYTIEYVNKPLINYFVHGANTDSYPEKIIRGYELILSSHRQDFEEFQVIYAHHYYELGIRCFKNGLMKRGRTHFLAAFRESPRKSYLLKVKSILQLLLSFMGSTAYAHLKKFINP, encoded by the coding sequence ATGCCGACAGTAAGTGTAATAATAACGACTTATAATTATGGCCGTTTTATTGAGAGGGCCATTCGGAGTGTTCTGATTCAAACCTATCAAGATTACGAAATAATTGTCGTTGACGATGCCTCTACGGATAATACGGAAGATATTGTAAAAAGTATTGGCGATGATAGAATACGATATATAAGACATATTATTAACAAAGGGGGAAACGCCGCAAGGAATACAGGGGTTAAACTTGCTACTGGTGACTATATTGCTTTTTTAGACAGTGACGATGAATGGTTACCCGAAAAAATAGGCATGCAAATACGGATGTTTCTTGACGGCGCCGAAGAGCTTGGATTGATTTACACAGGGATGAATATTATTGATGGTGCAAGTCAACAACAAATCGGTCAAGTGTTGCCAAAGGCAAGAGGTCACATTTTCAATTTGCTTCTCCGAGGCAATTGCATCACTGGCGGTGGCAGTTCGTCTATGATTAAAAAGGAGTGCTTCAGATTGGTCGGACTTTTTGATGAAACGCTTCCCAGTGGTCAAGAATGGGAAATGATCCTTCGCATCGCAAAAAAATATACCATCGAATACGTCAACAAGCCATTGATCAATTATTTTGTGCATGGCGCCAATACCGATAGTTATCCGGAAAAAATTATTAGAGGTTATGAGTTAATCTTATCTTCACACAGACAAGATTTTGAAGAGTTCCAAGTAATATATGCCCATCATTATTACGAATTAGGCATTAGATGTTTTAAAAATGGTTTAATGAAAAGAGGGCGGACTCATTTTTTAGCGGCTTTTCGCGAGTCCCCTCGTAAGAGTTACTTGCTCAAAGTGAAATCCATTTTGCAATTGCTACTCTCTTTTATGGGCAGTACAGCTT
- a CDS encoding ABC transporter permease, which yields MTESSSIHFQEPVLIIEPGRTEKNYWADLWRYRELFLILAWRDISVRYKQTIIGILWAIIRPFLTMVVFTVIFGRIAKLPSDGSAPYALMVFAAMLPWSLFSNALSESSNSLISNANLIGKVYFPRLIIPAATLVTAFIDFLISFVILIGMMVYYQFAPGWQILLLPGFIILALLASLGPGLWITALNVKYRDFRYIIPFVVQFGLYVSPVGFSSKVVPEQWRLLYNLNPMVGVIDGFRWCILSGNSPIYLPGFLLSLAIIVFFLWLGVSRFRKMEKTFADLI from the coding sequence ATGACTGAATCATCTTCAATACATTTTCAAGAGCCCGTCCTCATCATCGAGCCGGGCCGGACGGAGAAAAACTACTGGGCCGATCTCTGGCGCTACCGGGAACTCTTTCTGATCCTGGCCTGGCGGGACATCTCGGTGCGCTACAAACAGACCATCATCGGGATTCTCTGGGCAATTATCAGGCCTTTTCTGACGATGGTAGTCTTTACCGTAATTTTTGGCCGCATCGCCAAACTTCCCAGCGACGGCAGCGCCCCTTACGCCCTGATGGTTTTTGCCGCCATGCTCCCGTGGTCCCTTTTCTCAAACGCCCTCTCTGAATCGTCCAACAGCCTGATCAGTAATGCCAATCTGATCGGCAAGGTGTACTTCCCCCGCTTGATCATTCCCGCGGCGACCCTTGTTACCGCCTTCATCGATTTCCTCATCAGTTTCGTTATCCTGATCGGCATGATGGTTTATTATCAATTCGCACCGGGCTGGCAGATACTGCTGCTGCCGGGCTTCATCATCCTAGCCCTGTTGGCCAGCCTGGGACCAGGTCTCTGGATTACCGCGCTCAACGTGAAATACCGGGATTTTCGCTATATAATTCCGTTTGTGGTGCAGTTCGGGCTTTACGTTTCTCCGGTAGGATTCAGCAGCAAGGTTGTACCTGAGCAATGGCGACTACTTTACAATCTCAATCCCATGGTGGGGGTAATCGACGGTTTCCGCTGGTGCATCCTCAGCGGCAACAGCCCCATTTACCTTCCCGGTTTCCTGCTCAGTCTTGCCATAATTGTCTTCTTTTTATGGCTGGGCGTTTCCCGTTTCCGCAAAATGGAAAAAACCTTTGCCGATCTGATATAA
- a CDS encoding AAA family ATPase produces the protein MTKYDLSIRDYWRIIKKRKLIIIFTFLAMTTFSFISATLTKPTPIYRTNATIKFEPAQTVYTQGYGYGTSTGSLDTQAAMIKSYYIMEVVAKQLGFIPPAVTPEEVRNNTKYINIILDLKGKIDTELDATANMINIIATSNDPLFAQRLANAVAQGYREQHSVDVNRKAVEAKKFIESQRVTLLEKLNKTEEAVRHFREKNQRILGDVNGGNLNAQIDGLVQLFDRQKSISQRAVAIERLLQESLTKPITSETIYYFDGMSQGYRDLTEHLVQLLLQRDMLLLSYTDKFPRVVELQNQIREVVKSMQSQLVAQTKALDNDMKDLKIQISQKQGLLQQVPEIGLELVRLERERSIALEVYTLIEKRYQEALISEAERVDEVQIVKPALEPIAPINPTKVGTNIMLGMIIGLVLGIVFAFLIETFDTSIGAIEEIEEFLGTKVVGMIPFLNLEDVRDSIKVGMPADASEASIKRHFQLISHFLPSSTLAENYRALRTNFSFMTIEKEAKVIVITSTYQGEGKSTVISNMAITLAQSGHKVLLVDGDFRRPTVARAFGIAQIPGFTDVILGNYDWKEAVRSISDLMIGKMTIDEVTLTPGLDNLFLMTSGSGAPNPAELISSKIVTDLLIQMKAAYDFVLIDAPPVLAATDATVWSAKADAVIIVYQVGRVARGALRRAKSQLDHVKAQMLGIVLNGVKAEISPDFTSEDKYYYYYGDYGKSGRRKTKREKLKALLPEKLVRIYEKLRDRVKGLKKPHL, from the coding sequence ATGACCAAATACGACCTGAGTATCAGAGATTACTGGCGTATCATCAAAAAAAGGAAACTAATCATCATCTTTACGTTTCTGGCGATGACCACGTTCAGTTTCATCTCCGCGACGCTGACCAAACCGACCCCGATCTATAGAACAAACGCCACAATAAAGTTTGAACCGGCGCAGACCGTTTATACGCAGGGCTATGGCTATGGCACATCCACAGGTTCTTTGGACACACAAGCCGCGATGATCAAGAGCTATTACATCATGGAGGTGGTTGCCAAACAGTTGGGGTTCATCCCCCCGGCGGTTACCCCCGAAGAGGTGCGGAATAACACCAAGTACATAAATATTATTCTCGATCTCAAGGGGAAAATTGATACCGAGCTGGATGCTACGGCCAATATGATCAATATCATCGCCACCTCAAACGACCCGCTCTTCGCCCAGCGGCTTGCCAATGCCGTAGCCCAGGGTTACCGGGAGCAGCATTCCGTTGACGTCAACCGTAAGGCGGTGGAAGCGAAAAAATTCATTGAATCCCAGAGGGTTACTCTGCTGGAGAAACTCAATAAGACCGAGGAGGCCGTGCGGCATTTCCGGGAGAAGAATCAACGCATTTTGGGGGATGTAAACGGCGGCAACCTGAATGCCCAGATCGACGGCCTTGTCCAGCTTTTTGACCGGCAAAAATCGATATCCCAGAGGGCAGTAGCCATTGAGCGCCTGCTTCAGGAGTCGCTGACAAAGCCGATCACCTCCGAAACCATATATTATTTTGACGGAATGTCCCAGGGATATCGGGATTTGACGGAGCATCTGGTTCAGTTGCTGCTGCAAAGAGACATGCTCCTTTTGAGCTACACGGATAAATTCCCGCGGGTTGTAGAGCTGCAGAATCAAATCCGGGAAGTCGTCAAGTCGATGCAGTCACAGCTTGTGGCTCAGACTAAGGCTCTCGATAATGATATGAAAGACCTGAAGATTCAGATATCGCAAAAACAGGGGCTTCTTCAGCAGGTCCCGGAAATCGGGTTGGAACTCGTTCGTCTGGAGAGGGAGCGCAGCATCGCCCTGGAGGTTTATACGCTGATCGAAAAGCGCTACCAGGAAGCCCTGATCTCCGAGGCGGAGAGGGTGGATGAGGTGCAGATAGTCAAACCGGCGCTTGAACCCATTGCCCCCATTAATCCCACCAAAGTCGGAACCAACATCATGCTGGGAATGATCATCGGCCTGGTGCTCGGGATTGTCTTCGCGTTTCTGATCGAAACCTTCGATACCTCCATCGGGGCGATTGAAGAAATCGAGGAATTTTTGGGGACCAAGGTGGTCGGCATGATCCCTTTTTTGAATCTGGAGGATGTGCGGGACAGCATCAAGGTGGGAATGCCCGCTGATGCCAGTGAAGCGTCCATAAAAAGGCATTTTCAATTGATTTCGCATTTTCTGCCCTCCTCGACGCTTGCGGAAAATTACCGGGCGCTGCGAACCAATTTCAGTTTTATGACAATCGAAAAGGAAGCAAAAGTAATAGTAATTACAAGTACATATCAAGGAGAGGGGAAATCAACGGTGATTTCCAATATGGCCATCACCCTTGCCCAGTCCGGCCATAAAGTACTGCTGGTCGACGGCGATTTCCGCAGGCCAACGGTTGCCAGGGCCTTCGGAATTGCGCAGATACCTGGTTTTACCGATGTCATTCTTGGCAATTACGACTGGAAGGAAGCTGTTCGCTCCATCTCGGATCTGATGATTGGCAAGATGACCATTGACGAGGTAACCTTGACCCCCGGGCTGGACAACCTCTTCCTGATGACCAGCGGTTCCGGCGCGCCTAACCCGGCGGAACTGATCAGCTCCAAAATAGTTACCGATCTTCTCATACAGATGAAAGCCGCTTACGATTTCGTTCTTATTGATGCCCCTCCTGTACTTGCGGCGACGGATGCGACGGTCTGGAGTGCCAAGGCCGATGCCGTAATTATCGTCTATCAGGTTGGCCGCGTGGCCCGGGGCGCCCTGAGAAGGGCAAAATCCCAGCTCGATCATGTCAAGGCGCAGATGCTGGGCATTGTCCTCAACGGCGTGAAGGCCGAAATCAGCCCTGATTTCACATCCGAGGACAAGTACTACTACTATTATGGCGATTATGGAAAATCAGGACGGCGCAAAACCAAACGAGAGAAGCTCAAAGCCCTGCTGCCGGAGAAGCTGGTCAGAATATACGAGAAGTTGCGTGACCGTGTTAAAGGCTTGAAAAAACCGCATTTATGA